The Paenibacillus sophorae genome has a segment encoding these proteins:
- a CDS encoding IS1182 family transposase (programmed frameshift), whose protein sequence is MLRSNREKQQSYEFVSIEDLVPQDHLLRKVDQHIDFSFIDEKVRPLYCADNGRPAIDPVVLFKMIFLGYFYGIRSERQLEREIQTNLAYRWFLGLGLTDKVPDHTTISWNRRTRFKDTSIFQDIFDEIVLQAISHRMVGGRVLITDSTHIKANANKHQYTKQQVLQNTKDYIGELNAAVAEDRKENGKKPLKPREEVTEEKEIKVSKTDPDSGYMIRDGKPEGFFYLDHRTVDMKFNMITDVHVTPGNVHDSVPYLSRLDRQRERFGFKVEAVALDSGYLTTPICRGLKSRKIFAVIAHRRFHPKQGLFPKWKFTFNAERNLYVCPASHELVYRTTDRKGYRQYASDPEHCKACPLLEKCTHSRNHRKVVTRHVWEDSKEWVRNNRLSRDGKQLYRKRKETIERSFADAKELHGFRYCRLRGLANVKEQALMTAAVQNMKKMAIHLDRLEKRG, encoded by the exons ATGCTGCGATCTAACCGGGAAAAACAACAATCTTACGAATTCGTTTCTATCGAAGATTTGGTGCCTCAGGATCATCTGCTCCGCAAAGTGGATCAACATATCGATTTCTCTTTTATTGATGAAAAGGTCCGTCCTCTGTACTGCGCGGATAACGGGCGGCCGGCGATTGATCCGGTAGTACTGTTCAAGATGATTTTTCTCGGTTATTTCTACGGCATTCGTTCCGAACGTCAATTGGAACGGGAGATTCAGACTAATCTGGCGTACCGTTGGTTTTTGGGACTCGGACTGACCGACAAAGTGCCGGACCACACGACCATTAGTTGGAACCGGCGAACCCGGTTTAAGGATACGAGCATTTTTCAGGATATTTTTGATGAGATTGTTTTGCAGGCCATCTCGCACCGGATGGTGGGCGGCCGCGTCCTAATTACCGACTCGACTCACATCAAGGCGAACGCGAATAAACACCAGTACACTAAGCAGCAAGTACTGCAAAACACGAAAGATTATATCGGTGAACTCAATGCCGCCGTGGCGGAAGACCGGAAGGAAAACGGAAAAAAGC CGCTAAAACCGAGAGAGGAAGTGACCGAGGAAAAGGAAATTAAAGTGAGCAAGACTGACCCAGACAGCGGGTATATGATTCGGGACGGCAAACCGGAAGGCTTCTTTTACTTGGACCACCGCACGGTGGATATGAAATTCAATATGATTACGGATGTGCATGTCACGCCGGGAAATGTCCATGATTCGGTTCCTTATTTGTCGCGTTTGGACCGGCAAAGAGAACGGTTTGGTTTTAAAGTCGAGGCTGTAGCGCTGGATTCGGGTTATTTGACGACACCGATTTGTAGAGGTCTGAAAAGTCGAAAAATCTTTGCGGTGATTGCTCACCGGAGATTTCATCCCAAGCAAGGACTGTTTCCGAAATGGAAGTTTACGTTTAACGCAGAGCGCAATCTGTACGTCTGCCCGGCGAGTCACGAACTGGTCTACCGTACAACGGACCGGAAAGGATACCGGCAGTATGCTTCTGATCCGGAGCACTGCAAGGCCTGTCCGCTGCTCGAAAAGTGTACGCATTCCCGAAACCACCGCAAGGTGGTGACCCGACATGTTTGGGAGGACAGCAAGGAGTGGGTACGGAACAACCGGCTGAGCCGGGACGGCAAACAGCTGTACCGCAAACGAAAAGAAACGATTGAGCGAAGCTTCGCGGACGCCAAAGAGCTCCATGGGTTTCGCTATTGCCGTTTGCGCGGGCTGGCCAACGTCAAGGAACAGGCCTTGATGACAGCAGCCGTACAGAACATGAAGAAGATGGCGATCCACCTGGATCGCCTGGAAAAGCGGGGGTAA